The Polynucleobacter necessarius genome has a window encoding:
- a CDS encoding CidA/LrgA family protein, translating into MISGLVQILLFQSLGELVSKFALPTLPGPVIGLVLLIVWLVLRKGINDDLAMVADGFSQYLGLLFVPAAVGVVLFLPQLKANALAIVSALVGSVILTIATTAIVVHFLSAKHQSTES; encoded by the coding sequence ATGATCTCCGGCCTTGTTCAAATACTGTTATTCCAGAGTCTAGGCGAGCTCGTATCCAAGTTCGCTTTGCCGACTCTTCCCGGTCCTGTGATTGGCTTGGTCCTTTTGATTGTTTGGCTGGTACTACGTAAAGGAATTAACGACGATCTCGCGATGGTCGCAGACGGCTTTAGCCAATACCTTGGACTCTTATTCGTACCGGCAGCAGTAGGTGTGGTCCTATTTTTACCCCAACTCAAAGCCAATGCACTGGCTATTGTGAGCGCCTTAGTGGGTAGCGTTATTCTGACAATCGCCACAACGGCAATTGTTGTCCACTTTTTAAGCGCAAAACATCAGAGCACTGAATCATGA
- a CDS encoding ADP-ribosyl-(dinitrogen reductase) hydrolase, with the protein MKNLMIIPAIEEKLNIKHQITRQDVEQCFINRTRSYLLDNRLDHQTEPPTEWFIAENDRGILIKVVFIFDDGLIYLKSAFPPNSTEIRIYNTISIPY; encoded by the coding sequence GTGAAAAATCTGATGATTATCCCAGCAATTGAAGAAAAATTAAATATCAAACATCAAATTACCCGCCAGGATGTTGAGCAGTGTTTCATTAACAGAACTCGCTCTTATCTTCTAGATAATAGACTTGATCACCAAACAGAGCCTCCCACAGAATGGTTTATCGCAGAAAATGATCGGGGAATTCTAATAAAAGTAGTTTTTATCTTTGATGATGGACTGATCTACTTAAAAAGCGCATTTCCACCTAATTCAACTGAAATTCGTATATACAATACAATATCAATACCTTACTAA
- a CDS encoding ATP-dependent DNA helicase, giving the protein MTNPVVDPSAIEITPEYQEVIDAIERHDPYIFVSGKAGTGKTTLIGYLRENIPGNVVVVAPTGVAALQVKGVTIHSFFRLPPRLIFPEKDIKPLKDKRLYKDIRLLIIDEISMVRADVIDAMDLFLRANGPHKSQPFGGIQVMFVGDLFQLPPVVSQADMQVLSERGYEGPYFFCAMALHRKDVTMVELSKIFRQKDAHFAGLLNQIRINQDIGEALNILNEQCFENAPEVDDQTITLTTTNARADQINNAGLRALTTDAKVYAGNSTGKFNVDDRNLPSPNHLTLKVGAKVMFTATDSNFPKCWVNGTIGVVRELLPNSVKVMVQNGPYSNTVEVKGHQWESYRYDHDMISGKISPNIIGTFVQIPLMLAWAVTIHKSQGKTLDKIKVDLSSGAFASGQVYVALSRCTSIEGITLEQPIQPRDVSCDQEVKRFYLNCLLG; this is encoded by the coding sequence ATGACCAATCCCGTAGTAGACCCATCCGCCATTGAAATTACCCCTGAATACCAGGAGGTAATCGACGCCATTGAGCGTCACGACCCTTATATTTTTGTGAGTGGTAAAGCGGGTACCGGCAAGACCACCTTAATTGGCTATCTGCGCGAGAACATCCCAGGTAATGTCGTGGTGGTGGCACCAACCGGTGTAGCTGCATTACAAGTGAAGGGTGTCACGATTCACTCCTTCTTTCGCTTGCCGCCACGCTTGATCTTTCCAGAGAAGGATATCAAGCCTTTAAAAGATAAGCGCCTCTATAAAGATATCCGACTACTCATCATTGATGAGATCTCCATGGTGAGAGCAGACGTGATTGATGCAATGGATTTATTTCTGCGTGCCAATGGCCCTCATAAGAGCCAACCCTTTGGCGGCATTCAAGTGATGTTTGTGGGGGACTTATTTCAGTTGCCGCCAGTAGTATCTCAGGCGGATATGCAGGTGCTATCTGAGCGCGGCTATGAAGGTCCTTATTTCTTCTGTGCGATGGCTTTGCATCGTAAAGATGTGACGATGGTGGAGTTGTCTAAGATCTTCCGTCAGAAGGATGCCCACTTTGCAGGACTTCTCAATCAGATCCGTATTAATCAAGATATTGGTGAGGCACTCAATATTCTGAATGAGCAGTGTTTTGAAAATGCACCAGAGGTAGATGATCAAACAATTACGCTGACTACAACCAATGCGCGTGCCGATCAAATTAATAATGCAGGCCTGCGTGCATTAACTACTGATGCCAAAGTCTACGCCGGTAATAGCACCGGCAAGTTTAATGTTGACGACCGTAATTTGCCTTCACCCAATCATCTGACTTTGAAGGTGGGTGCAAAGGTCATGTTTACCGCGACTGATAGCAACTTTCCTAAGTGTTGGGTCAACGGCACAATCGGAGTAGTGCGTGAATTGTTACCCAATAGCGTGAAAGTCATGGTGCAGAATGGTCCTTACTCCAATACGGTTGAAGTAAAGGGCCATCAGTGGGAATCCTATCGCTATGACCATGACATGATATCTGGAAAGATTTCACCCAACATCATTGGTACCTTTGTGCAGATCCCATTAATGCTAGCTTGGGCTGTCACCATTCATAAGAGCCAGGGCAAAACCCTCGATAAGATTAAAGTAGATCTCTCATCGGGAGCATTTGCATCAGGGCAGGTCTATGTGGCCCTGAGTCGCTGCACCTCAATTGAAGGGATCACCCTAGAGCAACCCATACAGCCCAGGGATGTGAGCTGCGACCAAGAGGTGAAGCGTTTCTATTTGAATTGTTTGCTTGGCTAA
- a CDS encoding gamma-glutamyltransferase family protein, with translation MLISPPYSGARAPALAKNAVASSQPLATQAGIEVLQHGGNAVDAALATAITLTVVEPTMNGLGGDGFALIWDGKKLHGMNASGRAPGAWTPDYFSGKAAMDLIGWNTVTVPGMVSGWIELSRKFGKLPFAQLFKRAIDYAENGFPVSPVIARQWREAVPILKNQPGFSESFLIDGKAPVAGQIWRYPAQAKTLREIADTEGESFYTGKLAQSMVDFAQSTGGCFTMTDFANNQTEWVEPLAFDYGEYTLHEIPPNGSGIAAQMALGILQAANVKQYPANSAQRIHLQVEAMRIAFADAYAYVSDASSMTVEASALLDRDYLASRAALINHNQAGSYGAGDPHAGGTVYLCAADESGMMIFYTQSNFKGFGSGVVAPGGIALHNRGMSFSLKDGHPNQLAPGKRPFHSIISAFLTKGNQPTMAFGVMGGNMQPQGHIQFVMRFVDEYLNPQACSDAPRWRIDDLGKLTVEASMPTAVVEGLKAMGHEVTVMPANSLDFGSAQAIALLGEETKDAYIAGSDHRRDGLAAGF, from the coding sequence ATGTTGATTTCTCCTCCTTATAGTGGCGCCCGCGCCCCAGCGTTAGCTAAGAATGCTGTTGCTAGCTCACAGCCTTTAGCAACCCAAGCTGGTATTGAAGTTCTTCAACATGGAGGAAATGCGGTTGATGCGGCTTTAGCAACAGCAATCACACTCACCGTAGTTGAGCCGACCATGAATGGTCTCGGTGGGGATGGCTTCGCATTGATTTGGGATGGCAAAAAACTCCATGGCATGAACGCCTCTGGTCGCGCACCAGGAGCATGGACGCCAGACTATTTTTCAGGCAAAGCTGCAATGGATTTGATTGGCTGGAATACCGTAACCGTACCAGGCATGGTGTCAGGATGGATTGAGTTATCTCGTAAATTTGGCAAGCTACCTTTTGCGCAACTCTTTAAGCGCGCAATTGATTATGCTGAGAATGGTTTTCCAGTTTCACCGGTGATTGCTCGCCAATGGCGCGAAGCAGTTCCGATTCTAAAGAATCAACCGGGCTTTAGTGAATCTTTTTTGATCGATGGCAAAGCCCCGGTTGCCGGCCAAATATGGCGCTACCCGGCTCAAGCAAAAACACTTCGTGAAATTGCTGATACTGAAGGTGAATCTTTTTATACCGGTAAGTTAGCGCAAAGCATGGTTGACTTCGCACAAAGTACTGGTGGTTGTTTCACCATGACTGACTTTGCAAACAATCAAACCGAATGGGTTGAGCCTTTAGCATTTGATTACGGCGAATACACTCTCCATGAAATTCCACCCAATGGCTCGGGCATCGCTGCGCAAATGGCACTGGGTATTTTGCAGGCAGCCAATGTAAAACAATATCCTGCAAATTCTGCGCAACGCATTCATCTTCAAGTAGAAGCAATGCGCATTGCTTTTGCCGATGCCTATGCCTACGTATCTGATGCCAGCTCGATGACGGTGGAAGCTAGTGCTTTATTAGACAGAGATTATCTAGCTAGCCGTGCTGCACTCATTAATCACAATCAAGCGGGTAGCTATGGTGCGGGGGATCCTCATGCTGGTGGGACCGTTTACCTTTGTGCTGCAGATGAATCCGGCATGATGATTTTTTACACTCAGTCGAACTTTAAGGGCTTTGGCTCGGGAGTTGTTGCCCCCGGCGGCATTGCACTCCATAACCGCGGCATGAGCTTTAGCCTGAAAGATGGCCACCCCAATCAACTAGCGCCAGGTAAGCGCCCTTTTCACTCCATCATTTCTGCATTCCTAACAAAGGGCAATCAACCCACTATGGCGTTTGGTGTGATGGGTGGCAATATGCAGCCACAAGGACACATTCAGTTTGTCATGCGATTTGTTGATGAGTATCTCAATCCCCAAGCTTGCTCTGATGCGCCCCGCTGGAGAATTGATGATCTTGGCAAACTCACGGTAGAAGCTTCTATGCCCACAGCGGTGGTTGAAGGCTTAAAGGCGATGGGGCATGAAGTGACTGTAATGCCAGCAAACAGCTTGGATTTTGGTAGCGCCCAAGCAATTGCACTGCTCGGCGAAGAAACTAAAGATGCCTATATTGCTGGTAGCGATCATCGCCGCGATGGATTAGCAGCGGGCTTCTAA